In one window of Syngnathus scovelli strain Florida chromosome 22, RoL_Ssco_1.2, whole genome shotgun sequence DNA:
- the osgep gene encoding tRNA N6-adenosine threonylcarbamoyltransferase — MTVVIGFEGSANKIGIGIIRDGEVLSNPRRTYITPPGEGFQPSDTARHHRSVILTVLKEALEEAAIEPSDIDCVAYTKGPGMGAPLVIVALVARTVAQLWGKPLVGVNHCIGHIEMGRLITKANNPTVLYVSGGNTQVIAYSERRYRIFGETIDIAVGNCLDRFARVIKISNDPSPGYNIEQLAKKGSQYVELPYTVKGMDVSFSGILSYIEEAANKMLGSGQCTAEDLCFSLQETVFAMLVEITERAMAHCGSQEVLIVGGVGCNLRLQEMMGVMCKERGAKLFATDERFCIDNGAMIAQAGWEMFRSGQVTELEDSWITQRYRTDEVEVTWRD; from the exons ATGACTGTAGTGATTGGATTTGAGGGCAGTGCCAATAAAATTGGCATTGGGATCATCAGGGATGGAGAAGTACTTTCCAACCCTAGACGGACCTACATTACACCTCCTGGAGAAG GCTTCCAGCCCAGCGACACAGCCAGACATCATCGCTCTGTTATACTGACTGTCTTAAAGGAGGCTCTGGAGGAAGCAGCTATAGAACCTTCTGACATTGACTGTGTGGCGTATACAAAAG GTCCTGGCATGGGTGCCCCCTTAGTCATAGTTGCTCTGGTAGCTCGCACAGTGGCCCAGTTGTGGGGCAAACCCCTCGTCGGTGTCAACCACTGCATTGGTCACATCGAGATGGGCCGACTCATCACTAAAGCCAACAACCCCACCGTGCTTTATGTCAGCGGCGGGAACACGCAG GTCATCGCGTACTCTGAGCGGCGGTACAGAATCTTTGGAGAGACCATCGACATCGCGGTCGGGAACTGCTTGGACAGATTTGCCAGAGTTATCAAG ATTTCAAACGATCCCAGTCCAGGCTACAACATCGAGCAGCTGGCCAAGAA AGGCTCTCAATATGTGGAGTTGCCATATACTGTAAAAGGAATGGATGTCTCGTTTTCTGGGATACTGTCCTACATTGAG GAAGCCGCTAATAAAATGCTTGGATCCGGTCAGTGCACAGCAGAGGACTTGTGCTTCTCCCTACAG GAGACTGTTTTCGCAATGCTGGTGGAAATCACAGAGCGGGCCATGGCTCACTGCGGCTCTCAGGAGGTTCTCATTGTCGGTGGTGTTGGCT gtAACCTGCGTCTCCAGGAGATGATGGGGGTCATGTGCAAGGAAAGAGGAGCCAAACTTTTTGCCACGGATGAAAG ATTCTGTATCGACAACGGCGCCATGATCGCTCAAGCCGGCTGGGAAATGTTTCGATCCGGCCAAGTGACCGAGTTGGAGGACTCGTGGATTACGCAGAG ATATAGAACAGATGAAGTGGAGGTGACATGGAGAGATTAA